Genomic segment of Gloeocapsa sp. PCC 7428:
CCAACTGACTTCCACAAAATAGGCAGCTTTTCCCCACGCATCCTGAGTCAGCTTGATGTTTCCCACTGCTAAGTTAAACGGAATTGCGGTAGTAAGATAACGTTGCGCTAGTGTACCCACATCGGGCGCTAAATGAGTAGCCATCGTTGCTGCTAAACCTAACCCTAACATTTGCTCAACTGGCCCGCGTGGTAAAAGTAGATGAAAGCCTACCGCAAGTCCTGCTGCAAGTAGAATTCCCGTTGATACGTTTGTCCCACAGCGGGGATGTACTGCTAGATTCCATTCTCCACCTGTAAGCCGCTGCAATGCAATATTCACTGCGCTACGTAAGGTAGCTTGATTCAAATGACCGTAAAGGTAGAATCCTTGTTCAGTAGAGAAACCTGCCAACAATTGGCTGTCAGTAGATTGATAGCTACTTTGTTCGCTGAGTACCCATACTGTCGCGTGTTCTAGCGCATGAACCTGCCGCAGCATTAAAATGTCTCTTATTCCTGGAATAAAAGCTAGCTGTTGAATAAGTTCCGTATCTTGAGCTTGCGTAGGTCGAGTCAGATTATCAAAACCAAAAAAATCTAAAATGGGCGTAGTCATGGCAGCGTTTCTCCAGAAGCTGCTAGATGAGGAATAAGCGTAGCGTTTTATATTGTTAAGTGTTAATAGTTACTGCATTGAGAAAGAGGTATGTTCAAATTTAATATAGTTTGCCTTTGAATAGTTGAGATTCACTGTCAATCGCGAGGAAGTTGTTTGCGATACGCATAAACTGATTACGAAACCGTACCATCGTTATGGTTAGGCAAAGTACAGCAGTTCACATCATTCAAGCAAACTTTACCCCACTGTAGCGCCCATCGAACTAACGCCACTCGATTTTCAGTCGCGGTTTTAGTCAGAATGTTGCTAATGTGATTATCGACAGTACGTTTACTAATATCTAATTTTTCTGCTATCTCTTGGTTTGTTAAGCCAGCAGCTACTAGTTC
This window contains:
- a CDS encoding DUF6391 domain-containing protein — encoded protein: MTTPILDFFGFDNLTRPTQAQDTELIQQLAFIPGIRDILMLRQVHALEHATVWVLSEQSSYQSTDSQLLAGFSTEQGFYLYGHLNQATLRSAVNIALQRLTGGEWNLAVHPRCGTNVSTGILLAAGLAVGFHLLLPRGPVEQMLGLGLAATMATHLAPDVGTLAQRYLTTAIPFNLAVGNIKLTQDAWGKAAYFVEVSWIDRATIN
- a CDS encoding helix-turn-helix transcriptional regulator, producing MAGGESQTPVSLSDRELQIIELVAAGLTNQEIAEKLDISKRTVDNHISNILTKTATENRVALVRWALQWGKVCLNDVNCCTLPNHNDGTVS